The DNA window TGCCACCGGGAAGCGCGGTGCGAAGCAGAGAAGGGACGTGGAGACCATGGCCGCGACGATCGAGCGGATCAGCGCCGAGACCACCGCTCCGACGGCGGGCACCCCCCGCGAGAGGGCCGCCCGGTACATCCTGGCCGGCATCCGGCTGGCGCTCGGCTGGATCTTCCTCTGGGCGTTCATCGACAAGCTGTTCGGCCTCGGGCTCGCCACCGAGTCGAAGAACGCCTGGGTCAACGGGGGCAGCCCGACCGAGGGGTTCCTCACCTTCGGGGTCGCCGGCCCCTTCCAGGACGTCTACGCCGGGATCGCCGGGGCCGCCTGGGCGGACTGGCTGTTCATGGCCGGGCTCGCCGGGATCGGCGTCGCCCTGCTGCTCGGCATCGGCATGCGGGTTGCCGCCGTGGCCGGCGGGCTGCTCCTGGTGCTGATGTGGACCGCCGTCCTGCCTCCGGAGAACAACCCCTTCATGGACGACCACCTGATCTACGCCGCGGTGCTGGCGGTGCTGGCGCTGGTCAACGCTGGCGATACCTGGGGCTTCGGCCGGGCCTGGGCACGGCTGCCGATCGTCCGGCGGATGCGCTGGCTGCGCTGATTTACACCGCACCACCGCTCGGGCGGGCGTCACCACCGGTGACGTCCGCCGAGGCGTGTGGCCGGCCGCACACCCCGGTGGATCACGGGTCCGCCGGGGTGTCGCCACGCCGGTAGCGGGACCGCCGCACATCGGTGGGGTGCGATCCGGCAGGATCGACGGTGACCGGACACATCACCCAAATGGCAGGAGTTCCCCGCATGAACCAGGCAGCAGGCGCCCGATCGGGCAAGCCCGAGGTGGGTCCGATCGAGGGTGCGCCGCCGGCCGACCTCGTGATCGAGGACATCACCGTGGGCGAGGGCCCGCAGGCCCAGCCGGGTCAGCTGGCCAGCGTGCACTACGTCGGCGTGTCGCACTCCACCGGTAGCGAGTTCGACTCGTCCTGGAACCGAGGCGAGGCGTTCGAGTTCCCGCTCGGCGGCGGCCAGGTCATCGCCGGCTGGGACCAGGGCGTTGTCGGCATGCGCGTCGGCGGCCGGCGCCGCCTCACCATTCCGCCGCACCTGGGGTACGGCGACCGCGGCGCGGCCGGCGTCATCAAGCCGGGCGAGACGCTGGTCTTCGTCGTCGACCTGCTCGGCGTGCGCTGATCTGATCCTCGGGGGGTCGCCGGCCCGAGCCGGCGGCCCCGCCGCTGGCCGGAGGGACCCGCCGCTGGGCGGAGGGACCCGCCGCTGGGCGGATCCGGCGCGCGCCCGGGATCAGGCGGAGGCCCGGGCGCTGGTCAGGCGGCCAGCGCCAGACGTGCGGCCGCGACCGCCGGGCGGCGCGCGGCCTCGACCGCTCGGGCGGGCTCCAGGATCGGCATCACCCGGTGCAGACCGGTGGCGCGCAGCACCCGGGCCACCACCGGGGTCGGATCGACCAGGACGAGCTCGCCGCCACGGGCACGGACCCGCAGATGCGCGGCGAGCAGCGCGCGCACCCCGGCGGCGGAGAGCAGTCGCAGCTCGGACAGGTCCAGCTGGAGCACCGGGCGGGCCGGCGCGGCCCACAGCGCGGAGCGGAACGCGGCCACCGTGGCGATGTCGACCTCGCCGGCCACCCGCACCAGGACCACCTGATCACTCACGCTGACCTGCACGTCCAACCGGTCGCTGCGCTCTCCCATGCCGAGAAATCTAGCCCCCACCCCCGACAGTTTCGCCCCTCCGCGGAGTGATTCCGGGTACGTCCAGGGTCAAACCCCGAGGCCACCCCGATCCCCCTTACGGAGGAGGCCAGGGTGCCCCGGCCCCGCGCTCGCCACCATGGAGAGACCCACGCCGCCGCCCGATGCCCGCGACGACCACCGGGAGTCCGACGCCCGGCTGCTCGACCGTCCGCCGCGCCGCGCCACGGCGGTGATCCGGCCCGGCGGGCATCGGCGGTGGAGAATGGACCGATGCTGATCCCCCGGCCCCGGCCGCCCCGGCTCATCCGGCCCGTCCGCGAGCAGGCCACCGTCCCTCCGCCGCTCACCGGGGCGTGGGCGGCCACCGACCGCCGGCTCGACCAGGTCGACCTGCTGCCACTGCCCGACGGCGCCGTCGGCCCCGAGGACGTGCTGGTCGACCCGGGTGGCCGGGTGATCAGCGGGGACGAGGACGGCCGACTCTGGTGGTGGCCGGCCGACGCGCCGGCCGGCACCCGACCCCACCTGCTGGCCGAGACCGGCGGCCGGCCGCTCGGCATCGAGTTGGACCGGTCCGGTGAGGCGCTGATCGTCTGCGACGCGTACCGCGGGTTGTTGCGGGTCACGCCCGACGGCGCGGTACGCGAGCTGACCGGCACGGCACCCCCGGTCCACCTGGCCAACAACGCGACGGTGGCCCGCGACGGCACCATCTACTTCACCGACTCCTCCGACCGGTTCCCGGTCTCGCACTGGAAACGGGACCTGCTGGAGCACCGCCCCAACGGCCGGGTGCTCGCGCACCACCCGGCCACCGGGCGCACCGAGGTGGTGGCCGACGGGCTGTACTTCCCGAACGGGATCGCGCTGACCCCCGACGAGTCGGCGCTGATGCTGGTGGAGACCACGACCCACCGGTTGCTCCGCGTCGAGCTGGGCGGCGGGGTGCGGGTGCTCGCCGACCTGCCCGCCTATCCGGACAATCTCTCCGCGGTGGGCGACGGCACGTACTGGATCGCGCTGCCCAGCCCGCGGGTGCCGGTCGCCGAGCGGCTGCTGCCGCACCCGCGACTGCGTCAGCTCGCCGCGTTGCTGCCCGACGCGATGCAGCCGCAGCCGCGCCGCTACGGGCTGGTCGCGCTGGTCGACGGCGCGGGCACGGTCCGCCGGACGCTGCACGGCCCGGCCGGGCACTATTGGATGATCACCGGGGTACGCCAGCACGGCGACCAACTCTGGCTGGGCAGCCTGATCGGGCCCGGGGTGGCGCGGGTACCGGTGGACTGAGCGCCCGGGCCCAAATCCACCCGGTGCGGCGTACCTCCGGGGCTCCTTACCGGGTCCGGGGCCGGCCCGCCGGAATGGCGGGCCGACCCCGAGGCCGTCGAGGCTGTGTCAGCGGCCGCTGATCGAGGGCGCCGGTGCGGGCGACCCACCGGCCACCGCCCCCGGGTGCGCCGGGGCGACCGGCGCGGGCCGCAGCCCGGGCGGCACCGGCAGGGCGCTGCCGCGGACGAACTCGTCCCAGCTCACGTTCCACGCGGTCCAGCCGTTGCCGGCCTGCAACGGCACCTCGGTGCCCTTCACGGTGACCAGGTCACCGACCTGGGTCACCCCCATCAACCAGTCCGCTGCGTTGGCGGCGACGTTCGTGCACCCGTGCGAGACGTTGGTGCTGCCCTGGTCGCCCTCCGACCATGGGGCCGAGTGGATGAACTCGCCACCCCAGGTGAGTCGCTGAGCGTCGTCGACGTCGACCACGTAGCCGCCGTCCGGCTCGCCCCGGGTGTCGAACGTGGTCCGCTCGTGCTTCTCCATGATCACCATCTTGCCGCTCGAGGTGGGCGTGCTCGACTTGCCCAGGCTGACCGGGATCCGGCGGACCTGCTTGCCGTCGCGCAGCACGGTCATCTGCTTGGTGGCGTTGTCGATCTCCAGCGCGACCTGCTTACCGATCTTGGAGGTCGCGGTCCGCTCGGCGTCACCGACCCGGTCCTTGCCGATCGGCAGACCCTGCAGGCCGGCCCGGACGCTGATCGTCGTCCCCGGACGCCAGAAGTCGGGCGCCCGGTAGTAGACCTGCGTGCCGTCGTCCAGCCACGACCAGGCGCCCGGCTGCGGCGGATTCGTCTTTACGAACAACCGGCGCTGGACGTCCGCCCTGGCCTCTTTCGGAATTCCCGGGTCGAACGCCACCGTTACCGGCATGGCCGTGCCGTACGTCCGGTTGCCGACGAAATAGAGCGTGCTGGTGATCTGCGGTTTGGTGGATTTGGCCATCGTGGTGAACGTGGTGGTGCGGGTCGTCGTGGCGCCCGAGTCGCCGGTCGCGGTCACCTCGGCGGTGTAGGTCCGCTTCGGTTGCAGCGGCGTGCTCGGCACCCAGCCCGAGCCGTCCTCACGCGGCTCCGCCTTGACCTGGTTGCCCTTGTCGTCCTTGAGCCGGACGTCGGTGACCCGCCCGCCCTTGACCGCGGTGCCCAGCTCGGCGCTGACCGGCACCTCCCGGGCTTTGTCCCCCGGTGTCACGGTGAGTTCCGGCGGGGCGGCGTGCCGTTTGCTCGACGCCGGGTCCCGCTCGGAGGTGCATCCGCCCACAACCAGCGGTGCGGCTGCGATGGTTACCGCCAACAGCGTCAATCGCCGCCTCAACGTCATGTTCAGTCCCCCCGTTTTCGGCTTCCCTCTGCCACATTCTCGCCGTCTCCATCGGGGTGCCCATGCCATTCGGAAATAATCGGCGGCGCATTTATCGGCGCATTTTCCGGCGCTGAGTCACTTGACGAAACAAAGGCGTAACCGGCCCGCCTTGAGCGGCACCGACCCACTCCGACCGGCCGCGCCCCACCCGACCCACGACGTCCCGTCCGACCCCGACCACGGCGACCTTGCACGTTCTGCCACGGTTGCGCTGCTTTCGCCCCTGGCGCGACGGGCAGGAATCCCACGATCTGGCCGTACGACGCTGCACCGGGCCGGGCCGGGGCGGAGCCGGCGCGAGAAGCCGGCGAACTACGGCTGGCCGTACTGTGTGACCCCGACCATCGCGTACCGCGACTACGACTTCGCCACCGGCGAGT is part of the Micromonospora cremea genome and encodes:
- a CDS encoding DoxX family membrane protein, translated to METMAATIERISAETTAPTAGTPRERAARYILAGIRLALGWIFLWAFIDKLFGLGLATESKNAWVNGGSPTEGFLTFGVAGPFQDVYAGIAGAAWADWLFMAGLAGIGVALLLGIGMRVAAVAGGLLLVLMWTAVLPPENNPFMDDHLIYAAVLAVLALVNAGDTWGFGRAWARLPIVRRMRWLR
- a CDS encoding FKBP-type peptidyl-prolyl cis-trans isomerase: MNQAAGARSGKPEVGPIEGAPPADLVIEDITVGEGPQAQPGQLASVHYVGVSHSTGSEFDSSWNRGEAFEFPLGGGQVIAGWDQGVVGMRVGGRRRLTIPPHLGYGDRGAAGVIKPGETLVFVVDLLGVR
- a CDS encoding STAS domain-containing protein: MGERSDRLDVQVSVSDQVVLVRVAGEVDIATVAAFRSALWAAPARPVLQLDLSELRLLSAAGVRALLAAHLRVRARGGELVLVDPTPVVARVLRATGLHRVMPILEPARAVEAARRPAVAAARLALAA
- a CDS encoding SMP-30/gluconolactonase/LRE family protein; this translates as MLIPRPRPPRLIRPVREQATVPPPLTGAWAATDRRLDQVDLLPLPDGAVGPEDVLVDPGGRVISGDEDGRLWWWPADAPAGTRPHLLAETGGRPLGIELDRSGEALIVCDAYRGLLRVTPDGAVRELTGTAPPVHLANNATVARDGTIYFTDSSDRFPVSHWKRDLLEHRPNGRVLAHHPATGRTEVVADGLYFPNGIALTPDESALMLVETTTHRLLRVELGGGVRVLADLPAYPDNLSAVGDGTYWIALPSPRVPVAERLLPHPRLRQLAALLPDAMQPQPRRYGLVALVDGAGTVRRTLHGPAGHYWMITGVRQHGDQLWLGSLIGPGVARVPVD
- a CDS encoding L,D-transpeptidase, whose translation is MTLRRRLTLLAVTIAAAPLVVGGCTSERDPASSKRHAAPPELTVTPGDKAREVPVSAELGTAVKGGRVTDVRLKDDKGNQVKAEPREDGSGWVPSTPLQPKRTYTAEVTATGDSGATTTRTTTFTTMAKSTKPQITSTLYFVGNRTYGTAMPVTVAFDPGIPKEARADVQRRLFVKTNPPQPGAWSWLDDGTQVYYRAPDFWRPGTTISVRAGLQGLPIGKDRVGDAERTATSKIGKQVALEIDNATKQMTVLRDGKQVRRIPVSLGKSSTPTSSGKMVIMEKHERTTFDTRGEPDGGYVVDVDDAQRLTWGGEFIHSAPWSEGDQGSTNVSHGCTNVAANAADWLMGVTQVGDLVTVKGTEVPLQAGNGWTAWNVSWDEFVRGSALPVPPGLRPAPVAPAHPGAVAGGSPAPAPSISGR